ATATCAGGTTAATCAGGGAGAACCCCGACCTCATAAAGGAAGGGGCCAGGAAAAAGAAAATCAAGGTGGATATCGACCGCCTGCTTGAAGTCGATGACGAGCGCCGCAGTCTGCTCCAGGAATCGGAGAACCTCAAAGCGGAAAAGAACCGCGCCAGCCAGGAGATCGCGGCGCTGAAAGGGGCGGAGAAAGCTGCCGCCATTGCCCTCATGAAGAGTGTCTCGGAAAAGGTAAAGGAACTTGAAGAGAGGCTTGAGATGGTGATGGAGGAATTCAATGCCCTCATGCTGCAGGTTCCCAATCCCCCGGATGACGATGTTCCCGAGGGCGCAGACGACACGGAAAATGTGGAAATCCGCCGTCAGGGTGCAGTCCCTCTGTTCGATTTCGAGCCGCTCGACCATGTGGCGCTCGGGGAAAAGCTGGACATTTTAGACATCCCGAGGGGAGTTAAACTGGCAGGGGCGCGGTCGTATATTCTTAAAAACGAGGGTGTGCTTCTCGAATATGCAGTGCTCATGTTCGCCCTGGGACGGATGGTCAAGCTCGGTTTTACCCCCATGATCGTCCCGCACCTGGTGAAGGATATAGCCATGATCGGCACCGCCTATTTCCCCGGCGGCGAGGAACAGGCTTATGCCTGCGAGCGCGACAAGCTCTACCTCATCGGAACCTCGGAGGTGCCGGTGACCTCATACCATTATGATGAAATCCTGGAGGAGAAAGACCTGCCGCTCCACTACTGCGGCATTTCCCCCTGCTACCGCCGTGAGGCAGGCACCTACGGCAAGGATACGCGCGGCCTTTACCGCATACACCAGTTCCAGAAGATCGAGCAGGTGATAGTCTGCAAGGCCGACCCGGATGTTTCCGCCGGGGAGCACGAGTTTATCACGAAGAACTCGGAAGACCTGGTGAAGGCGCTCGGGCTTCCGTACCGGGTGGTCATCGTCTGCGCAGGCGACCTTGGGCAGCCGCAGAAGAAAAAATACGATATCGAGTGCTGGATGCCCTCGCGGGGC
The genomic region above belongs to Candidatus Latescibacter sp. and contains:
- the serS gene encoding serine--tRNA ligase — translated: MLDIRLIRENPDLIKEGARKKKIKVDIDRLLEVDDERRSLLQESENLKAEKNRASQEIAALKGAEKAAAIALMKSVSEKVKELEERLEMVMEEFNALMLQVPNPPDDDVPEGADDTENVEIRRQGAVPLFDFEPLDHVALGEKLDILDIPRGVKLAGARSYILKNEGVLLEYAVLMFALGRMVKLGFTPMIVPHLVKDIAMIGTAYFPGGEEQAYACERDKLYLIGTSEVPVTSYHYDEILEEKDLPLHYCGISPCYRREAGTYGKDTRGLYRIHQFQKIEQVIVCKADPDVSAGEHEFITKNSEDLVKALGLPYRVVIVCAGDLGQPQKKKYDIECWMPSRGGYGETHSSSKFFDFQARRLKLRYRDAGGNVRFCHTLNNTYVATPRILISVLECNQRKDHSVVVPEVLRPYMGGIEVIEPKK